From a single Lineus longissimus chromosome 16, tnLinLong1.2, whole genome shotgun sequence genomic region:
- the LOC135500715 gene encoding keratin-associated protein 9-1-like — MAVNSGLIWQQVIFLSQFAGFVLAASSCQGGAGQFPCTNPASPKCCYSKCCPESDFSKFPFSKCPNSASPRGAQTCLQYHMTSCCPYKIGSRDMGQSCCEPVTTYTSCPGISKTDYCTVRRETACCYTSCCAYWEFMGFPFSKCSGTRGAPARFTTETCYTYPNTQCCTLTHATGTKSSSVFCCSSRYHTDFNTYSSCLLLTTSSGCYINPHDISCSWTRTTHFCTHSAVARCCAYGCCNSPSFSTCGLWYPWSTHVCSDFRSPSCCNAESKGNIVGQTCCRPSNINTHQSSDNQSTILGWTLGGSILVLIPIAVCAAHSIVRKRRARNRRPPTMELEPTSTTNPPVSGFLGSSIDGPPPSYESVQEQPPQYDQLIDNDQPPSYNDAVNPVFNLNTEATRANGSSDLNVNCDVANNERGISRV; from the exons atggcggtGAACAGCGGACTAATCTGGCAGCAAGTGATCTTCCTGAGTCAATTCGCAG GTTTTGTGTTGGCTGCGAGTTCATGTCAAGGTGGGGCAGGGCAGTTTCCGTGCACGAATCCCGCCTCGCCGAAATGTTGCTACAGTAAATGTTGTCCCGAATCTGACTTTTCCAAGTTTCCCTTCTCAAAGTGTCCGAACTCGGCATCGCCAAGAGGTGCACAGACCTGCCTGCAATATCACATGACTTCATGCTGTCCATACAAAATCGGTTCACGTGACATGGGCCAAAGTTGCTGCGAGCCTGTAACAACATATACCTCGTGCCCAGGAATTTCAAAAACAGATTACTGTACTGTAAGAAGAGAGACTGCATGTTGTTATACAAGCTGTTGTGCTTACTGGGAATTTATGGGTTTTCCTTTCTCCAAGTGTTCGGGAACACGCGGTGCACCAGCTAGGTTCACAACAGAGACATGTTATACTTACCCGAATACTCAATGCTGTACTCTGACGCACGCTACTGGGACAAAAAGTAGTTCCGTCTTTTGTTGTTCTTCAAGATACCACACGGATTTCAATACGTACAGTTCATGTCTCTTGTTAACAACTTCATCGGGCTGTTATATAAACCCACATGACATTTCATGCTCCTGGACAAGAACTACTCACTTCTGCACTCATTCTGCGGTGGCTAGATGCTGTGCGTACGGCTGTTGCAACTCTCCGTCCTTCAGCACCTGTGGGCTGTGGTATCCTTGGTCAACCCATGTCTGCAGTGACTTCCGGTCACCGAGTTGCTGTAATGCGGAGTCCAAGGGGAACATTGTTGGCCAGACATGCTGCCGTCCATCAAATATAAATACGCATCAAAGCAGTGACAATCAATCAAC GATACTTGGATGGACCCTTGGCGGGTCAATTCTGGTTCTAATTCCTATCGCTGTTTGCGCTGCTCACTCGATTGTAAGGAAACGGAGGGCAAGGAATAGGCGGCCACCAACAATGG AACTTGAACCCACGTCAACAACGAACCCGCCAGTATCGGGGTTTCTCGGCTCCTCCATCGATGGGCCACCTCCCTCGTACGAATCCGTCCAGGAACAACCACCGCAGTATGATCAGCTGATAGACAACGATCAACCACCCTCATACAATGATGCAGTAAACCCTGTGTTCAATTTGAATACTGAGGCCACCAGAGCAAATGGATCAAGTGATTTGAATGTGAATTGTGATGTCGCCAATAATGAACGTGGCATATCAAGAGTTTAA
- the LOC135500716 gene encoding uncharacterized protein LOC135500716: MDLLLPMIIISVLVKTCLTSKCAANYTEQGKACMVKVNEQFSLSVPLIINKDKAGCITLCKEYQEFFYCLHDVLDPCEELGAHYFNLLHTEMAPTVGKYCPEAEPNRRRDKTPSSDQFALRSSSERCSYSASSLFCVLLLWRFILIPGT; the protein is encoded by the exons TGCTGGTTAAAACCTGCCTTACCTCCAAATGTGCAGCAAACTACACCGAACAGGGGAAGGCATGTATGGTGAAGGTAAACGAGCAGTTCTCACTGTCTGTGCCACTCATTATAAACAAGGACAAGGCTGGTTGCATCACCCTATGCAA AGAATACCAAGAGTTCTTCTACTGCTTGCACGATGTGCTGGACCCCTGCGAGGAACTGGGAGCTCATTACTTCAACCTGTTGCACACAGAGATGGCACCGACTGTGGGAAAGTACTGTCCCGAG GCAGAACCTAATCGCCGAAGAGACAAGACGCCTTCATCAGACCAATTTGCCTTGAGGAGCAGCAGTGAAAGATGCAGTTATTCCGCGAGTTCATTGTTCTGTGTCTTGTTGTTATGGAGATTCATTCTCATCCCCGGGACGTGA